The following nucleotide sequence is from Vanrija pseudolonga chromosome 4, complete sequence.
TTGGcaaggcgcgcgcacgaGAAGCGTACACGCTTGGCGGGAAGGCAGGGATGGCGACGTCCTTGGGCTCTGCACCCTCCAGCTTGTGGAGCACAAGATGGTGGATTCTGATGGGGTGGCAGGTCTcgcgcgtgtcgagcgtCGAGAACGCCTTGCCGGTGAAGATGATCATGAAATCGGACGCCTGCAGCGGGTCGCGGAACTTGAGAATGACGATCGAGCGATTTGGCGTCGTTGCCTCCCTGCGGGAGTTAGCACGGCGCCACTCCCACCTCCTCGTGCTAGCTCACCTAATCATCCGAACACCTTCCAAGCACGTGGCCCAGCCGCCGAGGAACTCTAGCAGGTCGGCAGGCCGCATCCAAGCCGGCAcagcgaggatggcgacgaggcttCCGTCCTCTCCTTCGGCGTGCTCACCCGCATagtcgccctcggcggtcCCACTGCGCGAGCTCTCGCCGTTCTGCCCCTCAAGCCTGGCGATGAGGGAAGGCGGGGGCTCGTGCTTGAAGAGGTGGACGACGCCCCGGCCAAACTGCGACACgccggtcgcggcggtcgtaTCGACAGGGTTCGGTCCGGGGAtgtgcgcgagcagcggctgGCGTGAGAGCGCGTCGGGGGTCTCAGGCGGCTCTGGGGTCCGTTTGCGCGGCTTTGTgcgcgggctgctgctgctcccccCCGGAGCGTCAAGcgacccgcgcgcccgcgacCCCGGCACGGCTCTGCTGCTCCCTCCCTGCGATGTTCTCGGCTTGTCAACCATCGCGGGCTCGTCCCACGCCTTGTCGAGGCTCTTCTCGCGCGTAAAGTCGATccagtcgacctcgatctcgccgaggcgccagtCGGTGTCTGGGGGCTGTTCGTTCTCTGGGTGGACAGCGATGACTATCGAGTACGTGTTGTAGTCGCTCTTTGTGTGAGAGTAGGTCATGAGGCCGTGGGCATGTCGTGGCGTGATACAAGTGATGAGAAGAGAGCGAAGGAAACAAAAGAGCACCGCAGAATGCTGGGTGGCGAATGTGTATTCCAAAGTCGACGCGGTGTCGACGAACGTGACGTAACTCCCAGTGTGGCGGAGTTGCCTCCGCTCAACTCCAGTCGGGCCGTCTTTCGGCAACGACTGCCAGCCAAAGACGACATCGGCGATCACGGCCCGACTGAGACGCAATGTTGACACCGACAAACCGGGCGGCGATCCTGCCGCAGTCGCCTGCATTGCGCCGCAAGACAGCAATACAGCGGTTATAACTCGCCATGCAGCGAGCGCCTCAgcctccccccacccacctcgcgccagcgccatgcCCCCGACCATCTCGCCGCGCGGCaaggccgccctcgacgacgcgctcgttgccgccgtcgctgacCCCCTCATCCCGGCACAGTTCTGGGGGGTGACCACTGCCCAGGGGCCTATCTACTTCAACTGCGGGGGCGAGCGGGTGCTACACGAGCCGGAGAAGGGCGTGGTCAACGAGGACACAAGTGAGTGGTCAACCGATCCCCGTTGACAGACCCCAGTGCTCCAGCTGTGGTCGATGACCAAGCTCGTCACGTCCGTCGCGTGCCTTCAGCTCGTGGACCGCGGTGTGCTgtccctcgacgacgaggagctcgtggGGGCCCACCTCCCAGAGCTGGCGGCACAGCGCATCCTCACGGGATACTCTGACGCCGGGGAGGAGCTCTGGGCCGACCGCACCGAGCCCATCACGCTGCGCCACCTCCTCAGCCACACCTCGGGCATCTCGTACCCCGAGATGCCGCCCACCATCTCCCGGTGGCAGAAGGAGCACAACCACCCGTGGTACTTTGCCCCCAATGGCGGCGTGAAGGCCTTCACCGTCCCGCTCGAGTTTGAGCCTGGCGTACGGTGGTCCTACGGGCTGGGTATCGACTGGGCCggcttcctcgtcgagcgggtcACGGGGGTCACGCTGGGCACCTACTTCCAGGAGCACATCTTCGCTCCGCTGGGCATCACCTCGCTCACTTTCACGCCTACCCCCGAGGTTCACGAGCGGCTGATGAAGGAGACGTGGCGCGACGCTGCGGGCAACCTTATCCAAGCTGACCCCGAcacccgcctcctcgaccccgcgacAATCAAGCTCGActctggcggcgccgggTTGCTCGGCACAGCGAAGGACTACCTCCGCTTCCTTCAGGGCGTGCTCGCATCCCAGTCCCCCGGTGGGATCATCTCCCCGGCAAGCTTCGCGCTGCTGTTCACCAACACCCTCCCAGCGGACCGCAGCGCGCGGCACTACGCCGACATGCAGGCGTTCATGGGCGAGTGGGGCACGTACGACTTCACAGCCGACCTCGGGTTCTCGGTAGCGCTGGCCGTCAACGCGAAGGACGCGAAGAGCGGCCGCAgggccggcagcggcgcatGGGGCGGTATGGCCAAGACGGACTTCTGGATCGACCCGGCCTCAGGCATTGCGGTGGGTGCAGCCGAGttggcggcgctgaccccagggATTCTGCGGCACCCAGCTCGTCGGGGGCGAGGTCAACCCCGACCCCTTTGCGGGCGTGTATGCCGCCTTTGAGCGGCAAGTGTACGACGCGCTAGAGTAGGTCTTTGATGCAAGCAAGTGTGGCGCCAACACCAGGCATGGCtgcgagcggcagcggcggcgggcactCGGCTCCGAGCCGTGGTGGGGGACGTACCatgccctcgcggccgcgcagcgacggcgcATGCTCCGGCATCTGCGGCAgcaggcggggcggcgggaAGCTCAGCGCTCGGCTGCCTAGGCACGTCTGCCGTGCGACTCGACTGCATCGTCTGTCTACGAGTATAACGCGGCTTCGTCACTGCGGGGCACTAGTGCCCCGGACCGTCCTTGCGTCCGGGCGAAACTGCCGTCAGCACGCTCCtgcaacacacacacactcatGTCGGCAATCTTCTGCGTCGTGCTCTTGTGCTCAGCGGGGACAGTGGCGCGGGTCTTGATATCGCGCTGCTTGTCGATCTcttcggcctcgaggcgcgcctcggaCTTTGTCGAGTTGGGCTGGAGGGTGCAGAAGacctggggcgtgagcggcgcgcgccgagcggagcgaggcgtgTGAGTGGGACGGTGAAACGTACCTTCTCAGTcatgctgcggcggccggggtcgggcatgttgttgttggtggtggcTTGGAGGTGGtatgtggtggtggccaagTGGCGGTATGCGGTCGCTCAGTGGCGGTATGTAGTGAGGTCGGGGGTGTAGACAACGCCTTGTCCAGCGCCATGCTGCGCCTTTTATGCATGCCTGGCAcatcccccacccc
It contains:
- the lovD_6 gene encoding Acyltransferase LovD, which encodes MPPTISPRGKAALDDALVAAVADPLIPAQFWGVTTAQGPIYFNCGGERVLHEPEKGVVNEDTMLQLWSMTKLVTSVACLQLVDRGVLSLDDEELVGAHLPELAAQRILTGYSDAGEELWADRTEPITLRHLLSHTSGISYPEMPPTISRWQKEHNHPWYFAPNGGVKAFTVPLEFEPGVRWSYGLGIDWAGFLVERVTGVTLGTYFQEHIFAPLGITSLTFTPTPEVHERLMKETWRDAAGNLIQADPDTRLLDPATIKLDSGGAGLLGTAKDYLRFLQGVLASQSPGGIISPASFALLFTNTLPADRSARHYADMQAFMGEWGTYDFTADLGFSVALAVNAKDAKSGRRAGSGAWGGMAKTDFWIDPASGIAGFCGTQLVGGEVNPDPFAGVYAAFERQVYDALE